A genomic window from Punica granatum isolate Tunisia-2019 chromosome 2, ASM765513v2, whole genome shotgun sequence includes:
- the LOC116196005 gene encoding probable alpha-mannosidase At5g13980 isoform X2 yields MAIEVLVLLLALAGVLPAESKFMVYNTSAGIDPNKLNVHLVPHTHDDVGWLKTVDQYYVGSNNSIQGACVQNVLDSLVPALLADKNRKFIYVEQAFFQRWWRDQSETVQSIVKQLVHSGQLELINGGMCMHDEAAPHYIDMIDQTTLGHRFIKEEFGVTPRIGWQIDPFGHSAVQAYLLSAEVGFDSLFFGRIDYQDRAKRKNEKSLEVIWQASKSLGSSAQIFAGAFPENYEPPKGFYFEVNDNSPIVQDDINLFDYNVQERVNDFVAAAVAQANITRTNHIMWTMGTDFKYQYAYTWFRQMDKLIHYVNQDGRVNALYSTPSIYTDAKYATNRAWPLKTGDYFPYADRANAYWTGYFTSRPALKRYVRIMSGYYLAARQLEFFKGKTTSGPNTDSLADALAIAQHHDAVTGTEKQHVANDYAKRLAIGYTEAEALVASSLACLVESTANKECGNPTTKFQQCPLMNISYCPPSETVLSNGKDLVLVVYNPLGWKREDIVQIPVMTDDISVHDSEGKDVESQLIPITEAYHKLRSYHVKAYLGRNAGGTPKYWLVFPVSVPALGFSTYSISRAQGTGARPTKSSVYTVQRGENSVVNIGQGNLKVAFSAEGKITHYINKWRTESVEQSYSFYAGSNGTEKEPQKSGAYIFRPNGSFPISPAKQTPLTVVHGSIVDELHEQINSWIYQVTRLNKLKEHIEVEFIVGPIPIDDGIGKEVATQISTTVKSKKTFYTDSSGRDFIERIRDYRTDWNLEVNQPAAGNYYPINLGIFMKDEEKEFSILVDRSVGGSSLSDGQIELMLHRRLLLDDSRGVAEALNETVCVENKCTGLIIQGKYYFRFDQLGEGARWRRSYGQEIYSPLLLAFAEEDKNHWRNSRTTSFSGIDSSYTLPENVVILTLQELDDGNVLLRLAHLYEVGDHKELSVMTSVELKKLFPGKKIGKATEMSLSANQERAEMESKRLVWKVEGSAEEKETKVSRGGPVDPVKLEVELAPMEIRTFIIELVQLNNLFDA; encoded by the exons ATGGCGATCGAGGTGCTGGTGCTGCTGCTCGCCCTCGCCGGGGTCCTGCCAGCCGAGTCGAAGTTCATGGTCTACAACACTTCGGCCGGCATCGACCCTAACAAGCTCAATGTCCACCTCGTTCCTCACACCCACGACGACGTTGGGTGGTTGAAGACCGTTGACCAGTACTACGTTGGCTCCAACAACTCGATTCAG GGGGCGTGCGTTCAGAATGTGTTGGATTCTTTAGTACCTGCCCTTCTAGCTGACAAAAATCGGAAGTTCATATACGTTGAGCAG GCGTTTTTCCAGCGTTGGTGGAGAGATCAAAGTGAGACAGTTCAAAGTATTGTCAAGCAACTGGTCCATTCAGGTCAATTGGAGCTCAT AAATGGAGGTATGTGCATGCATGATGAGGCAGCACCACACTACATTGATATGATTGATCAGACAACTCTTGGGCATCGGTTTATCAAGGAGGAGTTCGGTGTGACACCTAGAATTGGCTGGCAAATTGACCCATTTGGTCATTCCGCTGTGCAGGCCTATCTACTGAGCGCAGAA GTTGGATTTGACTCATTATTCTTCGGACGGATAGACTACCAAGACCGAGCAAAGCGTAAGAACGAGAAAAGTCTTGAGGTTATTTGGCAAGCTTCTAAGAGCCTCGGATCGTCTGCCCAG ATTTTTGCTGGTGCATTCCCTGAGAATTATGAACCGCCAAAAGGTTTCTATTTCGAAGTTAATGATAACTCTCCAATTGTTCAG GATGACATCAATTTATTCGACTATAATGTTCAAGAGCGAGTCAACGACTTCGTTGCTGCTGCAGTAGCACAG GCTAATATAACTCGGACAAATCACATAATGTGGACAATGGGGACAGATTTCAAGTATCAATATGCATACACATGGTTCAGGCAGATGGATAAACTCATTCATTATGTCAACCAG GATGGACGTGTAAATGCACTCTACTCTACCCCATCCATATACACTGATGCAAAATATGCAACAAATAGAGCCTGGCCCCTCAAAACCGGAGATTATTTCCC CTATGCAGACCGTGCAAATGCTTATTGGACAGGATACTTCACAAGTCGACCAGCTTTGAAACGATATGTCAGAATAATGAGTGGCTATTATTTG GCAGCAAGACAATTGGAGTTCTTCAAAGGAAAGACTACCTCAGGACCCAACACTGACTCATTGGCTGATGCTTTAGCAATCGCTCAACATCATGATGCAGTAACTGGCACAGAAAAGCAGCATGTTGCAAATGACTATGCAAAGCGCCTTGCGATAGGCTACACAGAG GCGGAAGCATTAGTTGCATCTTCATTGGCCTGCCTGGTGGAGTCAACAGCAAACAAAGAGTGTGGGAACCCAACTACAAAGTTTCAGCAG TGTCCTCTTATGAATATAAGCTATTGTCCTCCATCAGAAACTGTCCTCTCCAACGGAAAAGACTTG GTACTAGTCGTTTACAATCCCCTTGGTTGGAAGAGAGAGGACATAGTTCAAATTCCT GTAATGACAGATGACATCTCTGTTCATGATTCTGAGGGAAAGGATGTTGAGTCTCAGCTGATTCCTATTACTGAAGCATATCATAAGTTAAGAAGCTACCATGTCAAGGCATACCTGGGTAGAAATGCTGGCGGGACTCCAAAGTATTGGCTTGTGTTCCCAGTATCTGTACCAGCTCTTGGTTTTAGCACATACTCTATCTCACGGGCCCAAGGAACAG GTGCTAGGCCAACCAAATCAAGTGTCTATACAGTTCAACGAGGTGAAAATTCTGTAGTCAATATTGGTCAAGGAAATCTGAAGGTTGCATTCTCTGCAGAAGGGAAAATTActcattatataaataaatggagAACA GAAAGTGTTGAGCAATCGTATAGCTTCTATGCTGGATCTAACGGAACTGAAAAAGAACCTCAG AAATCCGGAGCATATATCTTTCGGCCAAATGGAAGTTTTCCGATAAGTCCTGCAAAACAG ACACCCCTGACTGTTGTGCATGGGTCCATTGTCGATGAATTGCACGAACAGATAAATTCATGGATATATCAG GTTACCCGGTTGAACAAGTTAAAGGAACACATTGAAGTCGAGTTCATA GTTGGACCCATTCCTATTGATGATGGTATCGGAAAGGAAGTTGCTACTCAAATTTCAACAACTGTGAAAAGCAAGAAGACTTTCTATACGGACTCTAGTGGCCGTGATTTTATTGAAAGG ATTCGTGACTATAGAACTGATTGGAATCTGGAAGTAAACCAACCTGCTGCTGGAAATTATTACCCA ATCAACCTTGGGATCTTCATGAAAGATGAGGAGAAAGAGTTTTCTATCTTGGTGGATCGTTCGGTGGGAGGATCAAGCTTATCTGATGGGCAAATTGAGCTAATGCTCCATAG GAGACTGCTTCTTGATGATTCCAGAGGAGTTGCCGAGGCTCTAAATGAAACAGTTTGCGTAGAAAATAAGTGCACGGGACTCATA ATTCAAGGGAAGTACTATTTCCGGTTTGACCAATTGGGAGAGGGTGCTAGGTGGCGTCGATCATATGGTCAGGAGATATATTCCCCGCTCTTGCTTGCCTTTGCTGAAGAG GATAAAAATCACTGGAGGAACTCTCGCACAACCTCGTTTTCCGGGATTGATTCCTCATATACCTTACCCGAAAATGTTGTCATACTAACGCTCCAG GAACTTGATGATGGAAATGTCCTCCTTCGATTGGCACATTTATATGAG GTTGGAGATCACAAAGAACTCTCCGTAATGACTAGTGTCGAACTGAAAAAGCTGTTCCCCGGGAAGAAG ATCGGCAAGGCAACAGAGATGAGCCTATCGGCGAACCAAGAACGGGCGGAAATGGAGAGCAAGAGACTTGTTTGGAAGGTAGAAGGCTCTGCGGAGGAGAAAGAAACAAAAGTCTCGAGGGGCGGGCCCGTTGACCCTGTGAAACTGGAGGTCGAGCTCGCTCCGATGGAGATCCGTACTTTTATCATCGAATTGGTTCAACTCAACAATCTTTTCGATGCCTGA
- the LOC116196005 gene encoding probable alpha-mannosidase At5g13980 isoform X1 translates to MAIEVLVLLLALAGVLPAESKFMVYNTSAGIDPNKLNVHLVPHTHDDVGWLKTVDQYYVGSNNSIQGACVQNVLDSLVPALLADKNRKFIYVEQAFFQRWWRDQSETVQSIVKQLVHSGQLELINGGMCMHDEAAPHYIDMIDQTTLGHRFIKEEFGVTPRIGWQIDPFGHSAVQAYLLSAEVGFDSLFFGRIDYQDRAKRKNEKSLEVIWQASKSLGSSAQIFAGAFPENYEPPKGFYFEVNDNSPIVQDDINLFDYNVQERVNDFVAAAVAQANITRTNHIMWTMGTDFKYQYAYTWFRQMDKLIHYVNQDGRVNALYSTPSIYTDAKYATNRAWPLKTGDYFPYADRANAYWTGYFTSRPALKRYVRIMSGYYLAARQLEFFKGKTTSGPNTDSLADALAIAQHHDAVTGTEKQHVANDYAKRLAIGYTEAEALVASSLACLVESTANKECGNPTTKFQQCPLMNISYCPPSETVLSNGKDLVLVVYNPLGWKREDIVQIPVMTDDISVHDSEGKDVESQLIPITEAYHKLRSYHVKAYLGRNAGGTPKYWLVFPVSVPALGFSTYSISRAQGTVISAGARPTKSSVYTVQRGENSVVNIGQGNLKVAFSAEGKITHYINKWRTESVEQSYSFYAGSNGTEKEPQKSGAYIFRPNGSFPISPAKQTPLTVVHGSIVDELHEQINSWIYQVTRLNKLKEHIEVEFIVGPIPIDDGIGKEVATQISTTVKSKKTFYTDSSGRDFIERIRDYRTDWNLEVNQPAAGNYYPINLGIFMKDEEKEFSILVDRSVGGSSLSDGQIELMLHRRLLLDDSRGVAEALNETVCVENKCTGLIIQGKYYFRFDQLGEGARWRRSYGQEIYSPLLLAFAEEDKNHWRNSRTTSFSGIDSSYTLPENVVILTLQELDDGNVLLRLAHLYEVGDHKELSVMTSVELKKLFPGKKIGKATEMSLSANQERAEMESKRLVWKVEGSAEEKETKVSRGGPVDPVKLEVELAPMEIRTFIIELVQLNNLFDA, encoded by the exons ATGGCGATCGAGGTGCTGGTGCTGCTGCTCGCCCTCGCCGGGGTCCTGCCAGCCGAGTCGAAGTTCATGGTCTACAACACTTCGGCCGGCATCGACCCTAACAAGCTCAATGTCCACCTCGTTCCTCACACCCACGACGACGTTGGGTGGTTGAAGACCGTTGACCAGTACTACGTTGGCTCCAACAACTCGATTCAG GGGGCGTGCGTTCAGAATGTGTTGGATTCTTTAGTACCTGCCCTTCTAGCTGACAAAAATCGGAAGTTCATATACGTTGAGCAG GCGTTTTTCCAGCGTTGGTGGAGAGATCAAAGTGAGACAGTTCAAAGTATTGTCAAGCAACTGGTCCATTCAGGTCAATTGGAGCTCAT AAATGGAGGTATGTGCATGCATGATGAGGCAGCACCACACTACATTGATATGATTGATCAGACAACTCTTGGGCATCGGTTTATCAAGGAGGAGTTCGGTGTGACACCTAGAATTGGCTGGCAAATTGACCCATTTGGTCATTCCGCTGTGCAGGCCTATCTACTGAGCGCAGAA GTTGGATTTGACTCATTATTCTTCGGACGGATAGACTACCAAGACCGAGCAAAGCGTAAGAACGAGAAAAGTCTTGAGGTTATTTGGCAAGCTTCTAAGAGCCTCGGATCGTCTGCCCAG ATTTTTGCTGGTGCATTCCCTGAGAATTATGAACCGCCAAAAGGTTTCTATTTCGAAGTTAATGATAACTCTCCAATTGTTCAG GATGACATCAATTTATTCGACTATAATGTTCAAGAGCGAGTCAACGACTTCGTTGCTGCTGCAGTAGCACAG GCTAATATAACTCGGACAAATCACATAATGTGGACAATGGGGACAGATTTCAAGTATCAATATGCATACACATGGTTCAGGCAGATGGATAAACTCATTCATTATGTCAACCAG GATGGACGTGTAAATGCACTCTACTCTACCCCATCCATATACACTGATGCAAAATATGCAACAAATAGAGCCTGGCCCCTCAAAACCGGAGATTATTTCCC CTATGCAGACCGTGCAAATGCTTATTGGACAGGATACTTCACAAGTCGACCAGCTTTGAAACGATATGTCAGAATAATGAGTGGCTATTATTTG GCAGCAAGACAATTGGAGTTCTTCAAAGGAAAGACTACCTCAGGACCCAACACTGACTCATTGGCTGATGCTTTAGCAATCGCTCAACATCATGATGCAGTAACTGGCACAGAAAAGCAGCATGTTGCAAATGACTATGCAAAGCGCCTTGCGATAGGCTACACAGAG GCGGAAGCATTAGTTGCATCTTCATTGGCCTGCCTGGTGGAGTCAACAGCAAACAAAGAGTGTGGGAACCCAACTACAAAGTTTCAGCAG TGTCCTCTTATGAATATAAGCTATTGTCCTCCATCAGAAACTGTCCTCTCCAACGGAAAAGACTTG GTACTAGTCGTTTACAATCCCCTTGGTTGGAAGAGAGAGGACATAGTTCAAATTCCT GTAATGACAGATGACATCTCTGTTCATGATTCTGAGGGAAAGGATGTTGAGTCTCAGCTGATTCCTATTACTGAAGCATATCATAAGTTAAGAAGCTACCATGTCAAGGCATACCTGGGTAGAAATGCTGGCGGGACTCCAAAGTATTGGCTTGTGTTCCCAGTATCTGTACCAGCTCTTGGTTTTAGCACATACTCTATCTCACGGGCCCAAGGAACAG TTATTAGTGCAGGTGCTAGGCCAACCAAATCAAGTGTCTATACAGTTCAACGAGGTGAAAATTCTGTAGTCAATATTGGTCAAGGAAATCTGAAGGTTGCATTCTCTGCAGAAGGGAAAATTActcattatataaataaatggagAACA GAAAGTGTTGAGCAATCGTATAGCTTCTATGCTGGATCTAACGGAACTGAAAAAGAACCTCAG AAATCCGGAGCATATATCTTTCGGCCAAATGGAAGTTTTCCGATAAGTCCTGCAAAACAG ACACCCCTGACTGTTGTGCATGGGTCCATTGTCGATGAATTGCACGAACAGATAAATTCATGGATATATCAG GTTACCCGGTTGAACAAGTTAAAGGAACACATTGAAGTCGAGTTCATA GTTGGACCCATTCCTATTGATGATGGTATCGGAAAGGAAGTTGCTACTCAAATTTCAACAACTGTGAAAAGCAAGAAGACTTTCTATACGGACTCTAGTGGCCGTGATTTTATTGAAAGG ATTCGTGACTATAGAACTGATTGGAATCTGGAAGTAAACCAACCTGCTGCTGGAAATTATTACCCA ATCAACCTTGGGATCTTCATGAAAGATGAGGAGAAAGAGTTTTCTATCTTGGTGGATCGTTCGGTGGGAGGATCAAGCTTATCTGATGGGCAAATTGAGCTAATGCTCCATAG GAGACTGCTTCTTGATGATTCCAGAGGAGTTGCCGAGGCTCTAAATGAAACAGTTTGCGTAGAAAATAAGTGCACGGGACTCATA ATTCAAGGGAAGTACTATTTCCGGTTTGACCAATTGGGAGAGGGTGCTAGGTGGCGTCGATCATATGGTCAGGAGATATATTCCCCGCTCTTGCTTGCCTTTGCTGAAGAG GATAAAAATCACTGGAGGAACTCTCGCACAACCTCGTTTTCCGGGATTGATTCCTCATATACCTTACCCGAAAATGTTGTCATACTAACGCTCCAG GAACTTGATGATGGAAATGTCCTCCTTCGATTGGCACATTTATATGAG GTTGGAGATCACAAAGAACTCTCCGTAATGACTAGTGTCGAACTGAAAAAGCTGTTCCCCGGGAAGAAG ATCGGCAAGGCAACAGAGATGAGCCTATCGGCGAACCAAGAACGGGCGGAAATGGAGAGCAAGAGACTTGTTTGGAAGGTAGAAGGCTCTGCGGAGGAGAAAGAAACAAAAGTCTCGAGGGGCGGGCCCGTTGACCCTGTGAAACTGGAGGTCGAGCTCGCTCCGATGGAGATCCGTACTTTTATCATCGAATTGGTTCAACTCAACAATCTTTTCGATGCCTGA
- the LOC116197174 gene encoding uncharacterized protein LOC116197174, whose translation MEDTFKVRVDRIFGSLDSSSAASPPPASSLRSLWCLTDDEVERKEWNRDKGSPTEFEPEQSNGELRIEEVPSRGLGELEEDLEDLGDDDLDAEEGEGEPSSQSGKPDDYNDEEWEIKSSIGRDCTLDYEEEEDVFDKVAVGREKAGDRLYMKDVTDYGIHIDSGNELPSSFGEVNRDPRANYIAAKLRLKEDAEAAGKLDSLSVVEGNANSAANSRVQPAEDDANLKPILKRKDGQTDSKTRKRVRFDPECIEKAPAEAEDIQMETEEAAVTTEVSVPTKEFSSAVPDYIRNPSRYTYYTFDSSSDMDEQSNRQAYMDFLNTVRKAEGSDDETPADLPKSVMFVPRKKRNEAAETENGADSLQDKEEVSREVPGGHRRAIPIGIAAVGDQESEVSAMDEDETESAVNVRSSSKRAGRQYRVKSTSEADE comes from the exons ATGGAAGATACCTTCAAGGTCCGGGTGGACAGAATCTTCGGCTCCCTCGACTCGTCCTCCGCGGCATCTCCACCTCCGGCGTCTTCCCTCCGGTCCCTCTGGTGCCTCACGGACGATGAAGTCGAGCGCAAGGAGTGGAACCGGGACAAGGGGAGCCCCACCGAATTCGAGCCCGAGCAATCCAACGGGGAGCTGAGGATCGAGGAGGTCCCGTCGCGCGGTCTCGGGGAGCTGGAGGAGGACCTCGAAGACCTCGGGGACGATGACTTAGACGCGGAGGAAGGCGAGGGCGAGCCTTCGAGCCAGTCCGGTAAGCCGGACGATTACAACGACGAGGAATGGGAGATTAAATCCTCCATTGGCCGTGACTGCACACTCGATTACGAG GAGGAGGAAGATGTGTTTGATAAGGTGGCAGTTGGAAGAGAGAAAGCTGGAGACCGCTTGTATATGAAGGATGTCACTGATTATGGGATACACATTGATTCTGGCAATGAACTTCCCTCTTCCTTTGGCGAAGTCAATAGAGACCCCCGGGCAAATTACATTGCTGCCAAACTTCGGCTCAAAGAAGATGCAGAAGCAGCTGGAAAGCTTGATTCTTTGTCGGTGGTGGAGGGAAATGCCAATTCAGCAGCTAATTCTCGAGTTCAACCAGCTGAGGATGATGCCAACTTGAAGCCGATTCTGAAGAGAAAGGATGGTCAGACAGATTCCAAGACACGGAAACGGGTCCGATTTGATCCTGAGTGCATAGAAAAAGCTCCTGCTGAGGCTGAGGATATCCAAATGGAAACTGAAGAAGCTGCAGTCACAACAGAAGTATCAGTTCCTACTAAAGAGTTCTCCTCTGCTGTTCCGGATTACATACGCAACCCTTCCAGATACACGTACTATACGTTCGACTCATCTAGTGACATGGATGAGCAATCTAACCGGCAAGCTTATATGGACTTCCTCAACACAGTGAGGAAGGCCGAGGGCAGTGATGACGAGACTCCTGCTGACCTTCCTAAATCTGTCATGTTCGTCCCTAGGAAGAAGAGAAACGAGGCTGCAGAGACTGAGAATGGTGCTGATAGTCTGCAGGACAAAGAAGAGGTTAGTAGAGAGGTCCCTGGTGGTCATAGGAGAGCCATACCGATTGGGATTGCCGCTGTGGGCGACCAAGAGAGCGAAGTCTCTGCAATGGATGAAGATGAGACAGAATCAGCAGTCAATGTTAGAAGCAGCTCGAAGAGAGCAGGTCGCCAGTATCGGGTGAAATCTACATCGGAGGCTGATGAGTGA
- the LOC116196695 gene encoding cytochrome b-c1 complex subunit Rieske-4, mitochondrial-like, with the protein MLRVAARRLSSLSTTPTWKPAPSASAFFSGRNPIVGSESSPSEDLRCASFSSSFFRRPDFHLHHRGFASESLAPRKEDSVVPDVPATVTAIKNPTSKIVYDEYNHERFPPGDPSKRAFAYFVLSGGRFVYASLIRLLILKLVLSMSASKDVLALASLEVDLSSIEPGSTVTVKWRGKPVFIRRRTEDDIKLANSVDVGSLRDPQPDAERVKDPEWLIVIGVCTHLGCIPLPNAGDFGGWFCPCHGSHYDISGRIRKGPAPYNLEVPTYSFFDENKLLIG; encoded by the exons ATGTTGAGAGTTGCTGCGAGGAGGCTCTCTTCTCTATCTACTACGCCGACATGGAAGCCCGCTCCCTCCGCCTCGGCTTTCTTCTCCGGCCGGAACCCTATCGTCGGTTCCGAATCCTCTCCCTCCGAGGACCTCAGATGCGCCAGCTTCAGCTCCTCCTTCTTCAGGCGGCCTGACTTCCACCTTCATCACCGAG GTTTTGCCTCTGAGTCGCTCGCACCAAGGAAGGAGGACAGTGTGGTTCCTGATGTCCCAGCAACTGTGACTGCCATCAAGAACCCCACTTCGAAGATAGTCTATGATGAGTACAACCATGAGAGGTTCCCTCCTGGTGACCCGAGCAAGCGTGCATTCGCTTACTTTGTTCTGTCAGGTGGCAGATTCGTGTATGCTTCCCTGATCCGTCTCCTCATCCTCAAGCTTGTGCTGAGTATGTCCGCGAGTAaagatgttcttgcccttgctTCTCTCGAAGTTGATCTTTCCAGCATCGAGCCCGGAAGCACCGTGACTGTGAAGTGGCGTGGAAAGCCCGTCTTCATCAGGCGCCGAACTGAGGATGACATTAAGCTCGCAAACAGCGTCGATGTGGGCTCTCTTCGTGACCCTCAGCCTGATGCTGAGAGAGTTAAGGATCCTGAGTGGCTCATTGTGATTGGAGTGTGCACGCACTTGGGCTGCATTCCTTTGCCTAATGCTGGAGACTTTGGTGGATGGTTCTGCCCATGCCATGGTTCCCACTACGATATCTCGGGCAGGATTCGTAAGGGCCCTGCACCATACAACCTGGAGGTACCCACCTACTCCTTCTTTGATGAGAACAAGCTACTGATTGGTTGA
- the LOC116196696 gene encoding protein COFACTOR ASSEMBLY OF COMPLEX C SUBUNIT B CCB1, chloroplastic — MAAKLLSSPPHRICSPSSPISTRGPARSRRLAVSRRACLKRLVVRGSLQELEPVAHHLHQNHESLFLLVADTTGYSMASYYTSLGLFVISVPGLWSLIKRSVKSKVVQRTFIGEGEEKAAPSRVAGEILSFFTRNNFSVTDRGETITFEGMMVPSRGQAALLTFCTCISLASVALVLTITLPDFGNNWFWITALSPLAGAYYWKRASRKEQIKVKMIVGNDGTLSEIIVQGDDQQLEEMRKELKLSEKGMVYVKGLFEKS, encoded by the exons ATGGCAGCTAAGCTGTTATCCTCGCCGCCTCACCGAATCTGCTCTCCTTCCTCCCCCATCAGCACCCGCGGCCCCGCCAGGTCACGGCGGCTAGCAGTGAGCCGTCGGGCGTGTCTGAAGCGGCTTGTGGTCCGCGGCTCGCTCCAGGAGCTCGAGCCTGTGGCTCACCACCTCCACCAGAACCATGAGTCCTTGTTCCTGCTCGTGGCGGACACGACGGGTTACTCAATGGCGAGCTACTACACCTCGCTGGGGCTCTTCGTGATCTCGGTTCCCGGGCTCTGGTCCCTCATCAAGCGCTCTGTTAAGTCTAAG GTTGTGCAGAGGACATTCATTGGTGAAGGGGAAGAGAAGGCGGCGCCGAGTCGGGTTGCAGGGGAAATCTTGTCGTTCTTCACACGAAACAACTTCTCCGTGACCGACCGAGGAGAGACCATCAC GTTCGAAGGGATGATGGTCCCGAGCCGAGGACAGGCTGCCCTGCTCAccttctgcacttgcattagCTTGGCAAGCGTTGCCCTCGTcctcaccatcacactccctGACTTCGGCAACAACTGGTTCTGGATCACAGCCCTGAGTCCATTGGC GGGGGCATATTACTGGAAGAGAGCGTCGAGGAAGGAGCAGATCAAGGTGAAGATGATAGTGGGAAACGATGGGACGCTATCAGAGATCATCGTTCAAGGGGATGACCAGCAGTTGGAGGAGATGAGAAAGGAACTTAAGCTTAGCGAAAAAGGAATGGTCTATGTAAAGGGCCTCTTCGAGAAATCGTGA
- the LOC116194183 gene encoding uncharacterized protein LOC116194183 has protein sequence MATAAEKEKKKEVIRLEPESVIPVLKPKIIMTLANLIERSTDRAEFLKLCKRIEYTIRAWYLLQFEDLMQLYSLFDPQHGAQKLEQQKLSPEEIDVLEQNFLTYLFQVMEKSNFKITTDDETDVALSGQYLLNLPISVDESKLDKKLLKRYFEEHPHENLPDFSDKYVIFRRGIGIDRTTDYFFMEKVDMIITRLWAYLLRITRINKILSRRSRRRPKKDPKKTDEIIPEEDQDDLCVERIRIENMELSFRNLMSKITIQEPTFDRIIVVYRQAGTKSKTERGIFVKHFRNIPMADMEIVLPEKKNPGLTPMDWVKFLGSAVVGLVAVFSSVEMPKADLWVIFAVLSTVIGYCAKTYFTFQANLAAYQNLITQSMYDKQLDSGKGTLLHLCDDVIQQEVKEVIISYFILMEQGKATRQDLDVRCEELIKEEFGESCNFDVDDAVQKLEKLGIVSRDTIGRYFCVSLKHANDIIGTTTEELVLKARQSGAVAAT, from the exons ATGGCGACAGCGgcggagaaggagaagaagaaggaggtgATTCGGCTGGAGCCCGAGTCCGTGATTCCAGTCCTGAAGCCGAAGATCATCATGACCCTGGCCAATCTCATAG AGCGCAGCACTGACCGCGCCGAGTTTCTGAAGCTGTGCAAGAGAATCGAGTACACCATTCGAGCTTGGTATCTTCTGCAGTTTGAAGATTTGATG CAATTGTACTCCCTTTTTGACCCTCAACATGGGGCACAGAAGTTGGAGCAGCAGAAACTCTCTCCTGAAGAAATCGACGTGCTCGAACAAAATTTTCTCACTTACTTGTTTCAG GTTATGGAGAAGagcaatttcaaaattactaCTGATGATGAGACCGATGTTGCACTTTCAGGCCAATATCTCTTGAACCTTCCTATATCTGTAGATGAATCGAAG TTGGACAAGAAGCTCCTAAAAAGATACTTTGAAGAACATCCTCATGAGAACCTTCCAGATTTTTCAGATAAG tACGTTATCTTCCGGCGTGGCATTGGCATTGATCGGACAACTGACTACTTCTTTATGGAGAAAGTGGACATGATTATTACACGTCTATGGGCGTATCTGCTTAGAATTACCAG AATCAACAAAATTTTGTCTAGGAGGTCAAGAAGACGGCCTAAGAAGGATCCCAAGAAGACTGATGAGATCATACCTGAAGAAGATCAAGATGACCTTTGTGTTGAACGCAtccgtattgaaaatatggaaCTAAG TTTTCGCAATCTAATGAGTAAGATCACGATCCAGGAACCCACTTTCGACAGAATAATTGTAGTTTACAG GCAAGCTGGTACAAAATCAAAAACAGAACGAGGAATTTTTGTGAAGCATTTTAGGAACATTCCAATGGCCGACATGGAAATTGTTCTT cctgaaaaaaaaaatcctggATTAACCCCAATGGACTGGGTGAAGTTTCTGGGCTCCGCAGTAGTTGGGCTG GTTGCTGTATTTAGTTCTGTTGAAATGCCTAAAGCAGATCTTTGGGTTATTTTCGCTGTCCTTTCTACAGTGATTGGTTACTGTGCTAAGACATACTTCAC GTTCCAGGCAAACTTGGCTGCATATCAGAACTTAATTACCCAGTCCATGTATGACAAACAATTGGATAGTGGAAAGGGGACTCTCCTACACTTGTGTGACGACGTGATTCAACAGGAA GTTAAAGAGGTCATAATATCATACTTCATACTGATGGAGCAGGGCAAAGCTACTAGACAG GATTTGGACGTGCGGTGTGAGGAACTTATTAAAGAAGAGTTTGGTGAGAGCTGTAACTTTGACGTGGATGATGCAGTTCAAAAACTGGAGAAACTAGGCATCGTCTCTCGG GACACTATTGGAAGATATTTCTGTGTCAGCCTTAAGCACGCCAACGACATCATTGGCACGACGACAGAAGAGCTTGTCCTCAAGGCAAGACAGAGTGGTGCTGTTGCTGCTACTTGA